One Bos taurus isolate L1 Dominette 01449 registration number 42190680 breed Hereford chromosome 25, ARS-UCD2.0, whole genome shotgun sequence genomic window carries:
- the LOC618542 gene encoding speedy protein E4, with the protein MASCCLNSQFEDLSPESSFLGLPMEMIVSEESPGPSALWASSSSLPWRPGYKRKWSVAFGAEADDEAQDSWIVKSLSGLRTKLKKQQVFLVLPEHHVIFNKVLEDHVVKRFLAWDRNLKVSDKYLLVMVIAYFSRASLLFWQYRRIHFFIALYLASKMEEDNQAHKQIIFSFLYGRNHSQRPLFHKLVFQFICSMNWKMRVTQEECEKIQAFHPRLWVWDRDRALLP; encoded by the exons ATGGCCAGTTGTTGCCTGAATTCCCAGTTTGAGGACCTGAGCCCCGAGTCCAGTTTCTTGGGGCTCCCCATGGAGATGATTGTCAGTGAAGAAAGCCCAGGACCCTCAG cACTCTGGGCCAGCTCCAGCTCCCTGCCTTGGCGCCCTGGCTATAAGAGGAAGTGGTCAGTGGCATTTGGAGCAGAGGCGGACGACGAGGCCCAGGACAGCTGGATCGTGAAGTCGCTGAGTGGGCTCAGGACGAAGTTGAAGAAACAGCAGGTGTTCTTGGTGCTGCCTGAACACCACGTGATCTTCAACAAGGTGCTTG AGGATCATGTCGTTAAGAGATTCCTGGCCTGGGACAGAAACCTGAAGGTATCCGACAAG TATCTCCTGGTGATGGTGATCGCTTATTTCAGCCGAGCCAGCCTCCTCTTCTGGCAATACCGGAGGATCCATTTCTTCATAGCTCT CTACCTGGCCAGTAAGATGGAAGAGGACAACCAGGCCCACAAACAGATCATCTTTTCGTTCCTCTATGGAAGGAACCACTCCCAGCGTCCCTTGTTCCACAAACTGGTTTTCCAATTCATCTGTTCCATGAACTGGAAGATGAGGGTCACACAGGAAGAGTGTGAGAAG ATCCAAGCTTTTCACCCGAGGCTCTGGGTGTGGGATCGAGATCGTGCCCTCTTGCCCTAG
- the RBAK gene encoding RB-associated KRAB zinc finger protein isoform X2 codes for MLDFEEIRYDSTKPNVIIKLEQGEEPWVVDSKFLQQQHSEKVWKVGDLIERIQENGDECSRQAVSINSRTLTEEREDAFDKTYNVETSLAPLNLTSYNCISCGKTLESTSELIISDGSYARKKPDECNECGKMYGEKLYEFHQNGEACSQNEESIQKISILEKPFEYNGCTEALDNEAVFITHKSTYMGEKCYEWNDSRPDFIQMSNFNIYQRSQMDLKPFECRECGKSFCKKSKFIIHQRAHTGEKPYACTVCGKSFSQKGTLTVHRRSHLEEKPYKCNECGKTFCQKLHLTQHLRTHSGEKPYECNECGKTFCQKTHLTLHQRNHSGERPYPCSECGKSFSRKSALSDHQRTHTGEKLYKCNECGKSYYRKSTLITHQRTHTGEKPYQCSECGKFFSRVSYLTIHYRSHLEEKPYECNECGKTFNLNSAFIRHRKVHTDEKPHECSECGKLSHLTSLHTTHLGEKPYECSECGKTFLENSAFNGHQPLPTGEKSYECNICGKVFSELSYYTIHYRSHSEEKPYGCNECGKTFSHNSSLFRHQRVHTGEKPYECYECGKFFSQKSYLTIHHRIHSGEKPYECSKCGKVFSRMSNLTVHYRSHSGEKPYECNECGKVFSQKSYLTVHYRTHSGEKPYECNECGKKFHHRSAFNSHQRIHRRGNLNVLDMGSLL; via the exons ATGCTTGACTTTGAGGAAATCA GGTATGACAGCACCAAACCCAATGTGATCATCAAGTTGGAGCAAGGAGAAGAGCCATGGGTAGTAGACAGCAAGTTCCtacagcagcagcattcag aaaaagtcTGGAAAGTTGGTGACTTGATAGAGAGAATCCAAGAAAATGGAGATGAATGTTCAAGGCAAGCTGTTTCTATCAACAGCAGAACCCTGACTGAGGAGAGAGAGGATGCGTTTGATAAAACATATAATGTGGAAACAAGTCTTGCTCCGTTAAATCTAACGTCTTATAATTGTATCTCATGTGGGAAGACTTTGGAATCTACTTCAGAATTAATTATTAGTGATGGAAGCTATGCAAGAAAGAAACCTGATGAGTGTAATGAATGTGGAAAAATGTATGGAGAGAAACTCTATGAATTTCATCAAAATGGGGAAGCCTGTTCTCAAAATGAAGAAAGTATTCAGAAAATTAGTATTTTGGAGAAACCCTTTGAATATAATGGATGCACAGAAGCCTTAGACAATGAAGCCGTTTTTATTACGCATAAGAGCACTTATATGGGGGAGAAGTGCTATGAGTGGAATGATTCTAGACCAGACTTCATCCAGATGTCAAATTTTAATATATACCAGAGATCACAGATGGACTTGAAGCCCTTTGAATGCCGTGAGTGTGGAAAATCCTTCTGCAAAAAGTCAAAATTCATTATACATCAGAGGgctcacacaggagagaaaccttacGCATGTACTGTATGTGGGAAATCCTTCAGCCAAAAAGGAACCCTCACCGTGCATCGGAGATCACATTTAGAGGAGAAACCGTATAAGTGCAATGAGTGCGGAAAAACCTTCTGTCAAAAGTTGCACCTCACACAACACCTGAGGACTCATTCAGGAGAGAAGCCCTATGAATGTAATGAGTGTGGGAAAACCTTCTGCCAAAAGACACATCTCACCCTACACCAGAGAAACCATTCAGGAGAAAGACCCTATCCATGTAGCGAATGCGGGAAATCCTTCTCCCGCAAGTCAGCTCTTAGCGACCACCAGAGAACCCACACAGGAGAGAAGCTTTACAAATGCAATGAATGTGGGAAATCCTACTACCGGAAATCCACCCTCATCACACACCAGAGAacacacacaggagagaagccctACCAGTGCAGTGAGTGTGGGAAGTTTTTCTCTCGAGTGTCATACCTCACTATCCATTACAGGAGTCACTTAGAAGAGAAGCCCTATGAATGTAATGAGTGCGGAAAAACCTTCAACCTCAACTCAGCCTTTATCAGACATCGGAAAGTACACACAGATGAGAAGCCCCACGAATGCAGTGAGTGTGGGAAGCTCTCACACCTCACCAGCCTTCACACAACTCATCTAGGAGAGAAGCCCTATGAATGTAGTGAGTGTGGGAAAACCTTCCTTGAAAACTCAGCTTTCAATGGGCACCAGCCGCTTCCCACAGGGGAGAAGTCGTATGAATGTAACATATGCGGGAAGGTGTTCTCTGAGCTGTCGTACTACACCATACATTATAGGAGTCATTCGGAAGAGAAACCCTATGGGTGTAACGAGTGTGGGAAAACCTTCTCCCATAACTCATCCCTCTTCCGACACCAGAGAGTCCACACAGGAGAGAAGCCTTACGAGTGTTACGAGTGTGGGAAGTTCTTCTCTCAGAAGTCTTATCTAACGATACATCACAGGATCCACTCgggagagaaaccctatgaatgtagcAAGTGCGGGAAAGTCTTCTCTCGGATGTCAAACCTCACTGTGCACTACAGAAGCCATTCGGGAGAGAAGCCCTAcgaatgtaatgaatgtgggaaagTCTTCTCTCAGAAGTCATACCTCACTGTGCATTACAGGACTCATTCAGGAGAGAAGCCGTATGAATGTAATGAGTGTGGGAAAAAATTCCACCACAGGTCAGCCTTCAACAGCCATCAGAGAATTCACAGGAGAGGGAACTTGAATGTACTTGACATGGGAAGTCTCCTCTGA
- the RBAK gene encoding RB-associated KRAB zinc finger protein has protein sequence MNESQGSVSFRDVAVDFTQEEWQQLDPEEKMTYRDVMLENYSHLVSVGYDSTKPNVIIKLEQGEEPWVVDSKFLQQQHSEKVWKVGDLIERIQENGDECSRQAVSINSRTLTEEREDAFDKTYNVETSLAPLNLTSYNCISCGKTLESTSELIISDGSYARKKPDECNECGKMYGEKLYEFHQNGEACSQNEESIQKISILEKPFEYNGCTEALDNEAVFITHKSTYMGEKCYEWNDSRPDFIQMSNFNIYQRSQMDLKPFECRECGKSFCKKSKFIIHQRAHTGEKPYACTVCGKSFSQKGTLTVHRRSHLEEKPYKCNECGKTFCQKLHLTQHLRTHSGEKPYECNECGKTFCQKTHLTLHQRNHSGERPYPCSECGKSFSRKSALSDHQRTHTGEKLYKCNECGKSYYRKSTLITHQRTHTGEKPYQCSECGKFFSRVSYLTIHYRSHLEEKPYECNECGKTFNLNSAFIRHRKVHTDEKPHECSECGKLSHLTSLHTTHLGEKPYECSECGKTFLENSAFNGHQPLPTGEKSYECNICGKVFSELSYYTIHYRSHSEEKPYGCNECGKTFSHNSSLFRHQRVHTGEKPYECYECGKFFSQKSYLTIHHRIHSGEKPYECSKCGKVFSRMSNLTVHYRSHSGEKPYECNECGKVFSQKSYLTVHYRTHSGEKPYECNECGKKFHHRSAFNSHQRIHRRGNLNVLDMGSLL, from the exons ATGAATGAATCCCAG GGGTCAGTATCGTTCAGGGATGTGGCTGTGGACTTCACCCAGGAGGAGTGGCAGCAGCTAGACCCTGAGGAGAAGATGACCTACAGGGACGTGATGCTGGAGAACTACAGCCACCTTGTCTCCGTGG GGTATGACAGCACCAAACCCAATGTGATCATCAAGTTGGAGCAAGGAGAAGAGCCATGGGTAGTAGACAGCAAGTTCCtacagcagcagcattcag aaaaagtcTGGAAAGTTGGTGACTTGATAGAGAGAATCCAAGAAAATGGAGATGAATGTTCAAGGCAAGCTGTTTCTATCAACAGCAGAACCCTGACTGAGGAGAGAGAGGATGCGTTTGATAAAACATATAATGTGGAAACAAGTCTTGCTCCGTTAAATCTAACGTCTTATAATTGTATCTCATGTGGGAAGACTTTGGAATCTACTTCAGAATTAATTATTAGTGATGGAAGCTATGCAAGAAAGAAACCTGATGAGTGTAATGAATGTGGAAAAATGTATGGAGAGAAACTCTATGAATTTCATCAAAATGGGGAAGCCTGTTCTCAAAATGAAGAAAGTATTCAGAAAATTAGTATTTTGGAGAAACCCTTTGAATATAATGGATGCACAGAAGCCTTAGACAATGAAGCCGTTTTTATTACGCATAAGAGCACTTATATGGGGGAGAAGTGCTATGAGTGGAATGATTCTAGACCAGACTTCATCCAGATGTCAAATTTTAATATATACCAGAGATCACAGATGGACTTGAAGCCCTTTGAATGCCGTGAGTGTGGAAAATCCTTCTGCAAAAAGTCAAAATTCATTATACATCAGAGGgctcacacaggagagaaaccttacGCATGTACTGTATGTGGGAAATCCTTCAGCCAAAAAGGAACCCTCACCGTGCATCGGAGATCACATTTAGAGGAGAAACCGTATAAGTGCAATGAGTGCGGAAAAACCTTCTGTCAAAAGTTGCACCTCACACAACACCTGAGGACTCATTCAGGAGAGAAGCCCTATGAATGTAATGAGTGTGGGAAAACCTTCTGCCAAAAGACACATCTCACCCTACACCAGAGAAACCATTCAGGAGAAAGACCCTATCCATGTAGCGAATGCGGGAAATCCTTCTCCCGCAAGTCAGCTCTTAGCGACCACCAGAGAACCCACACAGGAGAGAAGCTTTACAAATGCAATGAATGTGGGAAATCCTACTACCGGAAATCCACCCTCATCACACACCAGAGAacacacacaggagagaagccctACCAGTGCAGTGAGTGTGGGAAGTTTTTCTCTCGAGTGTCATACCTCACTATCCATTACAGGAGTCACTTAGAAGAGAAGCCCTATGAATGTAATGAGTGCGGAAAAACCTTCAACCTCAACTCAGCCTTTATCAGACATCGGAAAGTACACACAGATGAGAAGCCCCACGAATGCAGTGAGTGTGGGAAGCTCTCACACCTCACCAGCCTTCACACAACTCATCTAGGAGAGAAGCCCTATGAATGTAGTGAGTGTGGGAAAACCTTCCTTGAAAACTCAGCTTTCAATGGGCACCAGCCGCTTCCCACAGGGGAGAAGTCGTATGAATGTAACATATGCGGGAAGGTGTTCTCTGAGCTGTCGTACTACACCATACATTATAGGAGTCATTCGGAAGAGAAACCCTATGGGTGTAACGAGTGTGGGAAAACCTTCTCCCATAACTCATCCCTCTTCCGACACCAGAGAGTCCACACAGGAGAGAAGCCTTACGAGTGTTACGAGTGTGGGAAGTTCTTCTCTCAGAAGTCTTATCTAACGATACATCACAGGATCCACTCgggagagaaaccctatgaatgtagcAAGTGCGGGAAAGTCTTCTCTCGGATGTCAAACCTCACTGTGCACTACAGAAGCCATTCGGGAGAGAAGCCCTAcgaatgtaatgaatgtgggaaagTCTTCTCTCAGAAGTCATACCTCACTGTGCATTACAGGACTCATTCAGGAGAGAAGCCGTATGAATGTAATGAGTGTGGGAAAAAATTCCACCACAGGTCAGCCTTCAACAGCCATCAGAGAATTCACAGGAGAGGGAACTTGAATGTACTTGACATGGGAAGTCTCCTCTGA